One window of the Runella slithyformis DSM 19594 genome contains the following:
- a CDS encoding DinB family protein, protein MTSQLSPAEIYDSLEKIINGYIKALDGYTEEQFSYKPAEEVWSLGQMYEHLLITANYFFLANILRCLEQRKGQIGGEKNHYGDNLFKYNGFPPVKLKIPEVLRGPEPVSQTPDVYRTALPKVLEDARKLREPVAQNDGQYRCIQPAFGWLNAHEWYHLLEMHFRHHLRQQAELEEMVKNEK, encoded by the coding sequence ATGACAAGTCAACTGTCCCCCGCCGAGATCTACGATAGTTTGGAAAAAATAATCAACGGGTACATAAAGGCGCTGGACGGCTACACCGAGGAGCAATTTTCCTATAAACCCGCGGAAGAGGTATGGTCATTGGGGCAGATGTATGAGCATTTGCTGATTACGGCCAATTATTTCTTTTTGGCCAATATTCTGCGTTGTTTGGAACAACGGAAGGGGCAAATAGGGGGAGAAAAAAATCATTACGGAGACAACCTTTTTAAATACAATGGTTTTCCGCCCGTAAAACTTAAAATTCCGGAAGTGCTTCGCGGTCCGGAGCCGGTATCGCAAACGCCGGATGTGTATCGAACGGCGTTGCCTAAAGTACTGGAAGATGCCCGTAAATTGAGGGAGCCGGTGGCACAGAATGACGGACAATACCGATGTATCCAGCCGGCCTTCGGTTGGCTCAACGCCCACGAGTGGTATCATTTGCTGGAAATGCACTTTCGGCATCACCTTCGCCAGCAGGCTGAGTTGGAGGAAATGGTAAAAAATGAAAAGTGA
- a CDS encoding DUF1328 domain-containing protein, with translation MIRWTVILLVVALIAAIFGFGGIAASAAGLAKIVFYIAIVLFLLSLIAGRNRV, from the coding sequence ATGATACGCTGGACGGTAATTTTATTGGTTGTAGCGCTTATTGCGGCTATTTTCGGATTTGGCGGTATTGCGGCAAGCGCCGCCGGACTGGCTAAAATTGTGTTTTATATTGCCATTGTACTCTTTCTCCTGAGCCTCATCGCCGGAAGAAACAGGGTTTAG
- a CDS encoding DinB family protein has translation MTPAETREVWLRGPLPDVPPLLQPVAHALLQAREEVQALANGFPEKKLWDRPAGIASAGFHLQHLTGVLDRLLTYARAETLTAAQLEWLANEGKPQPGADSFATLFQLFSQQVDRALRQVGHTAQETLTEVRGVGRAQIPSTVLGLLFHAAEHTQRHVGQLIVTVAILRTAAE, from the coding sequence ATGACTCCCGCAGAAACCCGTGAAGTGTGGCTGAGAGGTCCGTTGCCGGATGTGCCGCCCCTATTGCAACCCGTAGCGCACGCCCTTTTGCAGGCGCGTGAAGAAGTGCAGGCTTTGGCAAATGGTTTTCCCGAAAAAAAGCTATGGGACCGCCCCGCGGGTATAGCGTCGGCCGGTTTTCATTTACAGCATTTAACGGGCGTACTTGACCGCCTATTGACCTATGCAAGGGCCGAAACGCTGACCGCTGCGCAGCTCGAGTGGCTGGCCAATGAAGGAAAACCGCAACCGGGTGCCGATTCCTTTGCGACATTGTTTCAATTGTTCAGTCAGCAGGTCGACCGGGCATTGCGGCAAGTCGGGCACACAGCGCAGGAAACCCTCACGGAAGTAAGGGGTGTAGGTCGGGCTCAAATTCCTTCCACGGTGCTGGGACTGCTTTTTCACGCGGCCGAACACACGCAACGCCATGTGGGTCAACTCATTGTAACCGTGGCCATTCTGCGGACCGCTGCCGAATGA
- the lpxB gene encoding lipid-A-disaccharide synthase, with protein MKYYLIAGERSGDLHGSNLIKAIKQHDPDAEFRAWGGDMMQNAGAVLVKHYSKMAFMGFWEVAKNALTISGFLKECKTDLSAYRPDALILIDYAGFNMRMARFAHENGVQTFYYISPKVWAWNQNRALKLKRDVDRLFVIFPFEKAFFRRFDYEVDYVGNPLFDAIADFTPNPDFRTQNSLDPHKPIIALLPGSRRQEVEQMLTVMTSTKSQFPEYQYVIAGVSNLPDDLYKSFEDEGVKCVTNEAYNLLSVASAALVTSGTATLETALFNVPQVVCYKTGALSYLIARQLIRVPYISLVNLVAEKEAVKELIQNELTTERLTEELRAVLPGGARREVQLEDYCHVKALLGEKGASEKAGRLMVHYLTEALKAKK; from the coding sequence ATGAAATATTATCTCATTGCGGGCGAACGCTCAGGCGACCTGCACGGCAGCAATCTCATCAAGGCCATCAAACAACACGACCCCGACGCGGAATTCAGGGCCTGGGGCGGTGATATGATGCAGAACGCCGGCGCCGTTCTTGTAAAACATTACTCCAAAATGGCATTTATGGGCTTTTGGGAAGTAGCCAAAAATGCATTGACTATCTCGGGTTTTTTAAAAGAATGTAAAACTGACCTTTCAGCCTATCGGCCCGACGCACTGATATTGATCGATTATGCAGGGTTTAATATGCGTATGGCTCGTTTTGCGCACGAAAACGGCGTGCAGACCTTCTATTATATTTCGCCCAAAGTCTGGGCATGGAACCAAAATCGCGCGCTGAAACTTAAGCGTGATGTAGACCGCCTCTTTGTGATTTTTCCGTTTGAAAAGGCTTTTTTCAGACGCTTCGATTATGAAGTTGACTATGTCGGCAATCCGCTGTTTGATGCCATCGCCGACTTTACCCCAAACCCTGATTTCCGGACCCAAAACAGCCTTGACCCCCATAAGCCCATCATTGCTTTACTGCCGGGCAGCCGCCGTCAGGAAGTAGAACAAATGCTGACCGTGATGACTTCGACCAAATCACAGTTTCCGGAGTATCAATATGTCATTGCGGGCGTCAGCAACCTTCCCGACGACCTATACAAATCTTTTGAAGATGAAGGTGTTAAATGTGTAACGAACGAAGCCTACAATCTGCTCTCCGTAGCCTCGGCGGCCTTGGTCACCTCAGGAACGGCTACCCTGGAAACGGCCCTTTTTAACGTGCCGCAGGTAGTTTGCTACAAGACCGGAGCACTCAGTTACCTGATTGCCAGGCAGCTCATCAGAGTTCCCTACATTTCATTGGTGAATTTGGTAGCCGAAAAAGAAGCCGTGAAGGAACTCATTCAGAATGAACTAACGACAGAACGCCTTACAGAAGAGTTGCGTGCCGTATTGCCCGGAGGAGCAAGGCGCGAAGTTCAATTAGAGGATTATTGTCATGTAAAGGCGCTTTTAGGCGAAAAAGGCGCTTCCGAGAAAGCAGGCAGACTAATGGTGCACTATCTGACCGAAGCCCTGAAAGCGAAAAAGTAG
- a CDS encoding nucleoside triphosphate pyrophosphohydrolase family protein produces the protein MEQLDCLNQVADFHRTFKHPILDTPQIPSEDRCKLRVALIAEELKELEVAILEKDIVGVADALADIQYVLSGAVLEFGLGEKFKALFDEVQRSNMSKACNTIEEAEATVKHFQDKGTECYYKEDSGKYLVYRTADNKTLKSVFYSPADLDSIVAG, from the coding sequence ATGGAACAATTAGACTGCCTCAACCAAGTTGCTGATTTTCACCGCACTTTTAAACACCCGATTCTTGATACTCCCCAAATACCTTCCGAAGACCGCTGCAAACTGCGCGTTGCCCTCATTGCCGAAGAATTGAAAGAGTTGGAAGTGGCAATTTTGGAGAAAGATATCGTAGGCGTAGCCGATGCCCTGGCCGATATTCAGTATGTATTGTCGGGCGCGGTGCTGGAGTTTGGCCTGGGCGAAAAATTCAAGGCGCTGTTTGACGAAGTGCAGCGTTCAAACATGAGCAAAGCCTGCAATACCATCGAAGAAGCGGAGGCAACCGTGAAGCATTTTCAGGACAAAGGAACGGAATGCTATTATAAAGAAGACAGCGGTAAATACCTTGTTTACCGTACGGCTGACAACAAAACCCTGAAATCTGTGTTCTATTCTCCCGCGGATCTGGACAGCATTGTGGCGGGCTGA
- a CDS encoding DUF4926 domain-containing protein, with amino-acid sequence MSSINKDMETLELLDVVVLTEALPKTNLRKGELGTIVEVLDKDVFLVEFADTKGVTYALPTLTAHQLMKVYFEPAGV; translated from the coding sequence ATGTCATCAATAAATAAAGACATGGAAACACTTGAATTATTAGATGTAGTGGTATTGACGGAGGCATTGCCCAAAACCAACCTCCGTAAAGGAGAGTTAGGAACTATTGTAGAGGTATTGGACAAAGATGTTTTTTTAGTCGAATTTGCCGACACCAAAGGTGTTACCTACGCCCTGCCTACCCTCACCGCTCATCAGCTGATGAAAGTCTATTTTGAGCCTGCGGGGGTTTAG
- a CDS encoding thioredoxin family protein, producing MKINFSKTLFSFCLSLTVMAAVNAQEKPKLYHPEADAQADVQSAVKKAQAEGKHVFLQIGGNWCSWCLKFNKLSTTDPQIDSLFKAAYVVTHVNYSKENMNLPLLEKLQYPQRFGFPVFLILNEKGERIHTQNSAYLEKGDGYDKAKIIEFLGAWSKNALDPKQYKK from the coding sequence ATGAAAATCAATTTCTCAAAAACGCTCTTCTCTTTCTGCCTTTCACTGACGGTAATGGCGGCCGTCAATGCCCAGGAAAAGCCCAAACTATATCATCCCGAAGCCGACGCACAGGCTGATGTGCAAAGTGCGGTGAAAAAAGCACAGGCCGAAGGCAAGCATGTTTTCCTGCAAATCGGCGGGAATTGGTGCTCATGGTGCCTGAAATTCAATAAACTCAGCACCACTGATCCGCAAATCGACTCCTTGTTCAAAGCGGCTTACGTGGTCACGCATGTCAATTACAGCAAAGAAAACATGAACTTGCCCTTGCTCGAAAAACTTCAGTATCCGCAGCGCTTCGGCTTTCCGGTATTTCTTATTCTAAATGAGAAAGGGGAGCGTATTCACACCCAAAACTCTGCTTATCTGGAAAAAGGGGATGGCTACGACAAAGCTAAGATTATCGAATTTTTGGGGGCCTGGAGCAAAAATGCACTGGATCCGAAGCAGTATAAAAAATAG
- a CDS encoding family 20 glycosylhydrolase, which yields MIRFLFPALLLVSTFLQAQLTAPSLKISWEIIENNHQGKTASLTAFTLTNTGKKPLPKSGWTMYFNFVRKVDTTLSNEVKIKHINGDLFQLLPAAAFQGLKAGASMQVSFISEAWVVNFTDAPAGLYWVWDQQPDKGFALTDYTLKPSTQPRQYQRFAGDNSGLITPAVTYVQNKAIEDIPANELPKILPSPQHYRETGASFSITPQTTVFAPAELKEEAAFLTAQLTSMMGVPMASTTLQSGAGVTFQLDSSLLKEAYRLTVNGKGVVIAASERAGAFYAVQSLLALLPPSSWGKTQASLSVPGVDVSDQPRFGHRAIMLDVARNFHSKKQLLKLLDLMGFYKLNVLHLHFSDDEGWRLEIPALPELTQVGAARGHSAVPLKHLPPAYGSGPDISGEAGSGYYSRLEFIEILRYAAARHIKVIPEIEAPGHARAAVKAMEARYTAKLTEGLKAEAEKYLLHDPADRSVYRSVQMYNDNVINVAMPSAYRFLETVTDAILGMYREAGAPLETIHYGGDEVPAGVWSKSPAVEKLRQQNPELKTTDDLWYYFYGKINDMVQKRGLFLYGWEEIAMRKTMLDGKSHIIPNPDFVGQDMQVDVWNNVLGWGAEDLAYRLANAGYKVVLSCVTHLYFDMAYHKSFDEPGYYWGAYTDVDKPFSFIPYDYFKNSKEDRLGNPLDRSIFNGKERLTDYGKQNIVGIQGLVWSETVNSPGRMEYMLLPKLMGMAERAWAPSPAWAETNDEKAYQKAWSIFANQLGKRELPRLDAFAGGFAYRLPNAGAIVEGDRVKANVQLPGLTIRYTTDGSEPTANSVVYSQPLPVSKNLKMKVFGVNGRAGKTVEVNP from the coding sequence ATGATTCGTTTCTTATTTCCGGCTCTTTTATTGGTTTCTACGTTTTTACAGGCCCAGCTGACGGCTCCGTCGTTAAAGATCAGTTGGGAGATCATCGAAAATAACCATCAGGGAAAAACGGCGTCACTGACCGCGTTTACACTGACCAATACGGGCAAAAAGCCATTGCCGAAAAGCGGCTGGACAATGTACTTCAATTTTGTACGAAAAGTAGATACCACCTTATCAAACGAGGTGAAAATCAAACATATCAACGGAGACCTGTTTCAACTGTTGCCTGCGGCCGCTTTTCAGGGCCTCAAAGCGGGGGCTTCGATGCAGGTAAGTTTTATATCGGAAGCTTGGGTCGTCAATTTTACGGATGCACCGGCGGGCCTGTATTGGGTTTGGGACCAACAACCCGATAAGGGCTTTGCGCTGACCGATTATACCTTAAAACCTTCCACACAACCTCGTCAATACCAACGTTTTGCGGGCGATAATTCGGGCCTGATCACGCCTGCTGTGACCTACGTTCAAAACAAAGCCATTGAGGATATTCCCGCCAATGAACTGCCGAAGATTCTCCCGAGTCCGCAACATTACCGCGAAACGGGGGCTTCCTTTTCGATCACTCCGCAAACGACGGTGTTTGCACCCGCTGAATTGAAAGAAGAGGCCGCTTTTCTGACGGCGCAATTGACCTCCATGATGGGGGTTCCGATGGCTTCGACTACCCTTCAATCCGGCGCAGGAGTTACGTTTCAGCTTGACAGCAGTCTTTTGAAAGAAGCCTATCGGCTGACGGTCAACGGGAAAGGCGTTGTCATCGCTGCCTCCGAACGTGCGGGGGCTTTTTATGCGGTGCAATCATTGCTGGCGTTATTGCCTCCTTCATCGTGGGGAAAAACCCAGGCGAGTCTGTCGGTGCCGGGGGTGGATGTCAGCGATCAACCGCGTTTCGGCCACCGGGCCATTATGTTGGACGTGGCCCGTAATTTTCACTCCAAAAAGCAACTGCTCAAACTCCTCGACCTGATGGGTTTTTATAAACTCAATGTGCTTCATTTACACTTTTCAGACGATGAAGGCTGGCGATTGGAAATTCCGGCATTGCCCGAACTGACGCAGGTAGGCGCTGCACGCGGACATTCCGCTGTGCCCCTTAAACACCTGCCGCCTGCCTACGGCTCGGGGCCGGATATCAGCGGTGAGGCAGGCTCGGGCTATTACAGCCGATTGGAGTTTATCGAAATACTGCGCTATGCTGCCGCCCGTCACATTAAAGTCATTCCCGAGATCGAAGCCCCCGGCCACGCTCGGGCGGCGGTCAAGGCGATGGAAGCACGGTATACGGCCAAACTCACCGAAGGCCTGAAAGCTGAAGCGGAAAAATACCTCCTGCACGACCCCGCCGACCGCTCAGTGTACCGTTCGGTGCAGATGTACAACGACAATGTGATCAACGTTGCGATGCCTTCTGCCTATCGTTTTCTGGAGACCGTGACCGATGCCATCTTAGGCATGTACCGTGAAGCCGGGGCACCGCTCGAAACGATCCACTACGGCGGTGATGAAGTGCCGGCGGGCGTATGGTCAAAATCGCCGGCGGTCGAAAAGCTGCGCCAACAAAATCCTGAACTCAAAACCACGGATGACCTTTGGTATTATTTCTACGGAAAAATCAACGACATGGTACAAAAACGGGGACTGTTTTTGTACGGCTGGGAAGAGATCGCCATGCGAAAAACGATGCTCGACGGCAAAAGCCACATCATCCCCAACCCCGATTTTGTGGGGCAGGATATGCAGGTCGATGTGTGGAATAATGTGTTGGGATGGGGAGCCGAAGACTTGGCGTACCGACTGGCCAACGCGGGCTATAAAGTGGTACTTTCGTGTGTGACGCACCTGTATTTTGACATGGCTTATCACAAATCGTTTGACGAGCCGGGCTACTATTGGGGAGCGTATACCGATGTTGACAAGCCGTTTTCGTTTATTCCCTACGACTATTTCAAAAATTCCAAAGAAGACCGCTTAGGCAACCCCCTCGACCGCTCTATTTTCAACGGCAAAGAGCGGCTCACCGACTACGGGAAACAGAATATTGTGGGTATTCAGGGGCTGGTCTGGAGCGAAACGGTCAACTCGCCCGGGCGGATGGAATACATGCTGCTGCCCAAGCTGATGGGTATGGCCGAACGCGCCTGGGCACCTTCACCCGCCTGGGCCGAAACCAACGACGAAAAAGCTTACCAAAAAGCATGGTCGATTTTTGCCAATCAACTGGGCAAACGCGAACTCCCGCGGTTGGATGCGTTTGCGGGCGGCTTTGCGTATCGCCTGCCGAATGCGGGGGCTATTGTCGAAGGTGACCGGGTGAAAGCCAACGTTCAATTGCCCGGCTTGACCATTCGATACACGACAGACGGCTCCGAGCCTACCGCTAACAGCGTGGTGTATTCACAACCTTTACCCGTGAGCAAAAACCTCAAGATGAAGGTGTTTGGTGTCAACGGCCGCGCCGGGAAAACCGTTGAAGTAAATCCCTGA
- the rfaD gene encoding ADP-glyceromanno-heptose 6-epimerase gives MIIVTGAAGFIGSCLISKLNEENFNFIIAVDDFSKIEKSPNLDGKKIQERVERDSFFEWLDQNYYEVEFIFHIGARTDTTEFDYAVFDELNVRYSQQIWQKCIDYQIPLVYASSAATYGLGELGYDDNELLLPKLKPLNPYGESKNDFDNWALQQEKKPFFWAGLKFFNVYGPNEYHKGRMASVIFHAYNQIKATNQMRLFKSHHPDFKDGEQMRDFVYVKDVIEVCSFLMHHRRNSGIYNLGSGKARTFLDLATNTFEAMGLEPDIHFVDTPADIRDKYQYFTQANMNKLRSIGYTKPFHTLEEGVKDYVQNYLSVEEYY, from the coding sequence ATGATTATTGTCACGGGGGCTGCGGGCTTTATCGGAAGCTGTCTTATCAGTAAGCTAAACGAAGAAAACTTCAATTTCATTATTGCGGTTGATGATTTTTCAAAGATTGAAAAATCGCCGAATTTAGACGGAAAAAAAATTCAGGAACGGGTCGAGCGAGATTCGTTTTTTGAGTGGCTGGACCAAAACTACTACGAGGTAGAGTTTATTTTTCACATTGGTGCCCGCACCGATACGACCGAATTTGACTATGCCGTCTTTGATGAGTTGAATGTTCGCTACTCTCAGCAGATTTGGCAAAAGTGTATTGATTATCAAATTCCTCTCGTGTACGCTTCCTCGGCGGCCACGTACGGTTTGGGAGAGCTTGGGTACGATGATAATGAGCTGCTGCTTCCGAAATTAAAACCCCTGAACCCTTACGGCGAGTCAAAAAATGACTTCGACAATTGGGCGCTTCAGCAGGAGAAAAAGCCTTTTTTCTGGGCAGGTTTGAAGTTTTTCAACGTGTATGGTCCCAATGAATACCATAAGGGGCGTATGGCTTCGGTGATTTTTCATGCGTACAATCAGATCAAGGCAACGAACCAAATGCGTTTGTTTAAATCGCATCATCCCGACTTTAAGGACGGGGAGCAAATGAGAGACTTTGTGTACGTAAAAGACGTCATTGAAGTGTGCTCATTTTTGATGCACCACCGTCGTAATTCCGGTATTTATAATTTAGGAAGCGGAAAAGCCCGTACCTTTTTGGATTTAGCGACCAATACGTTTGAGGCGATGGGGCTGGAGCCTGATATTCATTTTGTAGATACCCCCGCCGACATTCGGGATAAATACCAATATTTCACGCAGGCAAACATGAATAAACTGCGTTCCATCGGGTACACAAAGCCCTTCCATACGCTGGAAGAAGGCGTAAAAGATTACGTCCAAAATTATCTTTCGGTTGAAGAATATTATTAA
- a CDS encoding DUF6883 domain-containing protein, whose protein sequence is MSLPNAERAFIDDRILMDYCLSESHPIGKHKANVFKSALGFSVEHFQQLKAVILTSVVEKEANFTKSNLYGELYIVDIEIENPPQKALVRTRWIVRFDEDCP, encoded by the coding sequence ATGTCGCTTCCAAATGCTGAACGAGCTTTTATTGACGACCGAATATTGATGGATTATTGTTTGTCAGAATCACATCCCATTGGTAAACACAAAGCTAACGTATTTAAGTCTGCCCTTGGATTCTCGGTTGAACATTTTCAACAGTTAAAAGCAGTCATTTTGACGTCTGTGGTAGAAAAGGAGGCTAATTTCACCAAGTCAAACCTATATGGCGAATTGTATATTGTAGATATTGAGATAGAGAATCCGCCCCAAAAAGCCTTGGTAAGAACACGTTGGATTGTTAGATTTGATGAAGATTGTCCCTGA
- a CDS encoding 6-carboxytetrahydropterin synthase QueD codes for MVYVTRKEHFNAAHRVYNPSWSDEKNAEVFGICANPNFHGHNFELMITVKGPINPETGFVVDMKVLGNLMKTTVIDKVDHRNLNLDVDFMHGIIPSCENFVVEIWKILEKGVAELAPNAKLHYLKLIETPKNYVEYYGE; via the coding sequence ATGGTCTACGTTACACGTAAAGAACATTTCAACGCCGCCCACCGCGTTTATAACCCGAGTTGGTCAGATGAAAAAAATGCGGAAGTGTTTGGTATCTGCGCCAATCCCAACTTCCACGGACATAATTTTGAGTTAATGATTACTGTTAAAGGACCCATCAATCCCGAGACAGGTTTTGTGGTAGATATGAAAGTATTGGGTAACCTGATGAAAACCACGGTCATTGATAAAGTAGACCACCGTAATCTCAATTTAGACGTTGATTTTATGCACGGCATTATACCGAGTTGTGAAAATTTTGTGGTCGAGATCTGGAAGATTTTGGAAAAAGGAGTGGCAGAACTTGCCCCTAATGCCAAACTGCACTATCTCAAATTGATTGAAACGCCTAAAAACTATGTAGAATACTACGGTGAATAA
- a CDS encoding APC family permease, translated as MQSGKPQTKNHQLLKILGVGFGIAVTIGGTIGTGILRKPGPIANALGDPWLIMGVWVLVSIYALLGVLCTIELGVTFPKAGAWYVYAKRAFGGYAGFVVGFNSWLGTSSATAFGAFTMSEYIALLLPKTAGYETYMSIGILVGLGLLHWIGLRTASRAQEIMSVAKGVGLFGFVIICFVYGDAVTPTQVVETTAQAVQKGSLIGAVIFALQAIFYTYDGWHTAAYFAEEDADPARNLPKSMLGGLALIVAIYLLVNIAILYILPMPVLQQSKLAAADAITLIFGEQSGKIVTFFLMISILGIVNAQVMFNPRVLYSMGRDGLFITQATRVNAGGTPSIAMPLSVAMAVVFIISGKEASGKLSDIATFFFVIGYTSGFASLLYLRKTEPDLPRPWKVPGYPFIPWVVLIASLAFLIGAGFQDPGSSVYAVGFLVLSYPLYLGVKWWNKE; from the coding sequence ATGCAATCCGGTAAACCGCAAACTAAAAACCATCAACTGCTCAAAATTCTCGGCGTAGGCTTCGGCATTGCCGTCACCATCGGCGGCACCATCGGCACGGGCATTCTCCGTAAGCCCGGCCCCATCGCCAACGCTCTCGGCGACCCGTGGCTCATCATGGGTGTTTGGGTCTTAGTGAGTATCTATGCGTTGCTGGGAGTACTGTGTACCATTGAGCTGGGGGTTACGTTTCCAAAGGCGGGTGCCTGGTACGTGTACGCCAAACGGGCCTTTGGCGGCTATGCAGGGTTTGTTGTCGGATTCAACAGTTGGTTGGGCACTTCCTCCGCCACAGCCTTCGGTGCTTTCACCATGAGCGAGTATATTGCGTTACTGCTACCGAAAACCGCGGGCTATGAGACCTATATGTCCATCGGTATTCTGGTGGGTCTCGGTTTGCTGCATTGGATCGGCTTACGCACCGCGAGCCGCGCTCAGGAGATCATGAGCGTAGCCAAAGGTGTGGGGCTTTTTGGGTTTGTCATCATCTGTTTTGTATACGGTGATGCCGTCACGCCGACCCAAGTAGTGGAAACTACGGCGCAGGCCGTGCAAAAAGGCTCCCTCATCGGGGCTGTCATTTTTGCATTACAGGCCATTTTTTATACGTACGACGGCTGGCACACCGCTGCGTACTTTGCCGAAGAAGATGCCGACCCCGCCCGTAACCTCCCTAAATCCATGCTGGGAGGCCTGGCCCTGATTGTGGCGATTTACCTTTTAGTCAACATTGCCATTCTCTACATTTTACCCATGCCTGTACTCCAACAGTCAAAGCTCGCGGCGGCCGATGCCATTACGTTGATCTTTGGCGAACAATCGGGCAAGATCGTGACGTTCTTTCTGATGATCTCTATTCTGGGAATCGTAAATGCACAGGTGATGTTTAACCCCCGTGTATTGTATTCCATGGGTCGCGACGGACTCTTTATCACACAGGCAACGCGCGTCAATGCGGGCGGTACACCGAGCATTGCCATGCCACTTTCGGTGGCGATGGCCGTTGTGTTTATCATCAGCGGCAAGGAAGCCAGCGGTAAGCTCTCCGACATCGCCACGTTTTTCTTTGTCATCGGCTATACTTCGGGCTTTGCGTCTTTGTTATATCTCCGCAAAACCGAGCCCGACCTGCCGCGTCCGTGGAAAGTGCCCGGCTACCCTTTCATTCCCTGGGTCGTGCTCATTGCTTCTTTAGCGTTTCTGATCGGTGCCGGTTTTCAGGACCCGGGAAGCAGCGTTTATGCCGTCGGCTTTCTGGTGCTGAGCTATCCGCTGTATTTGGGGGTAAAATGGTGGAATAAGGAGTAA
- a CDS encoding metallophosphoesterase: MLIQYCSDLHLEMKPNAAFWEEHPLEAVGDVLILAGDITNLTYYNSRKLEKDFFKKLSKQFKQVFWICGNHEFYRSWDASQLDKPLSINLYKNVQLLNNVSVAYGGVRFLFSTLWSYIGEIEGMYIQQNMSDFDLIRYRGRTLTTGIYTNKLHRPSLDFLTTELQKPTDLPTVAVTHHLPSLQCVHPKHQGSALNQGFATHLDALILDTQPHYWVYGHSHANMPVIEIGQTKLMTNQLGYCAYGENSGFGWNKWIEIG; this comes from the coding sequence ATGCTCATACAATACTGTTCTGACCTGCATTTGGAAATGAAGCCCAATGCTGCTTTTTGGGAAGAGCATCCCTTGGAAGCAGTCGGCGATGTGTTGATATTGGCGGGCGATATTACCAATCTGACGTACTATAACAGTCGGAAGCTTGAAAAGGATTTTTTCAAAAAGCTTTCCAAACAATTTAAGCAGGTTTTCTGGATTTGCGGCAACCATGAATTTTACCGCAGCTGGGATGCTTCACAATTAGATAAGCCGCTGAGCATCAATTTATATAAAAACGTACAATTGCTCAACAATGTCAGCGTAGCTTATGGCGGCGTGCGATTCCTCTTCAGTACTTTGTGGTCATACATCGGTGAGATAGAAGGGATGTATATTCAGCAAAATATGTCGGATTTTGACTTGATTCGCTACCGTGGCCGCACCCTTACCACGGGTATTTATACCAACAAACTCCACCGACCTTCGCTTGATTTTTTGACGACAGAACTGCAAAAACCGACAGACTTGCCGACGGTTGCCGTTACTCATCATTTACCTTCGTTGCAATGTGTGCATCCAAAGCACCAAGGCAGCGCCCTTAATCAGGGGTTTGCGACCCATCTCGACGCGCTGATTTTGGATACGCAACCCCATTATTGGGTCTATGGACACAGCCATGCCAATATGCCCGTCATTGAAATAGGGCAAACAAAGCTGATGACGAATCAATTGGGGTATTGCGCGTACGGTGAGAACAGCGGCTTCGGTTGGAATAAGTGGATTGAAATTGGTTGA